The Kluyveromyces lactis strain NRRL Y-1140 chromosome B complete sequence genome contains a region encoding:
- the UFD4 gene encoding putative ubiquitin-protein ligase UFD4 (similar to uniprot|P33202 Saccharomyces cerevisiae YKL010C UFD4 Ubiquitin-protein ligase (E3) that interacts with Rpt4p and Rpt6p two subunits of the 19S particle of the 26S proteasome cytoplasmic E3 involved in the degradation of ubiquitin fusion proteins), whose translation MSYYDGDGDYIIYEDANGSHESDDVESGEYSYPEDEDDLEFVHHDDDDDEDEDGEEDGSQGEQLDEDQDEDQDDEEVEGEIGNVYHESRSGDRADRISFLQDIVSRLADQRSGESGDGDVAEGEEADSERAFGRSLPDLLQELGRSEGFFGVSRGNSRYLKLIENVLQAEDDPYIAMESLRELSEQLLMLNPLIADRIIPSGKLMDALIHVLSSPLLQAELELQLIACRCLYNYYEMNPEMIEVSVNRDIIEILRGKLNEISYIDLAEQVLECLEFISRVHGSKILRSGTLLSCLQYLDFFTVHAQKKSLSIVANSCARAKESDFEVVSEIFPILKSIFLNSTNPVILKPVLITLYSISGSLNKKSLSKLFDFELVKRLLSLLSSSEIERESVLKVLDISSLLVSTNVELSKQILLDCELNKVIQNVFQSYKKSASSTFSETLIYVPKELLLSVTTFLLLLLPTEDSQILTADEVKVFTFDGNEDKFLELVNELIPCLVEIYSNTVDTKIRYTVLVALARVFTSIPHGYDIPSSSVINIISSGLINGSNAQQDHMKTETSAVLVALLSLISIMMSNNPDLYLPKLRKEGIPDALTSLNSHYSYELSKKDSIDKQESSSDEAEKSGYHIRPENSDSHPVFGSDSDIEDEDDDEEKDSYRMEYDDMNIPEFVKPRKIRINIYDHLTPYYLIKHVSMFSATLLELFSSNQEEVSSELSEINAVVTKMKELDVQSDSEQYWMDFWTAVKSSLFDDMSNISGFELISTGLIDSMANIFETDSTKQSFSKRTFLKVFEEKLPEFVKLLQNALSRTETFAILDAGASSNDSPSASLIKQMKIRLVHEPADDEVGKDTVPETLQDVVIAVHCVASLKTLDEFLKHKIVQSEFLTSIIPSMSRANQQANPTNVAKELENIQFDFSLNDHLLDQSSTIYSIIFKEAMKEGLPTTSIWTNVPTFKFKKSVKRRESHQLHVLYPDTAFEGADLKPVNGILTVLQCCQHKSLPASIYVNPKISAKLSRQLEEPLIVACGVLPSWVLDITRKYGFLFPFETRMNFLQNTSYGYGRLIQYWREKLADQHHSNPTENPLHQLGRLTRHKLRVSRDSLFLSGIKILKKYGSSPNVLEIEYKDEEGTGLGPTLEFYSLMSKEFARKSLKMWKTNSDTSDDEEEYVTGALFPGPLLGTTEENNEKTLKLFENLGTLVARSMLDNRILDFRFNAVFFELMHKCCKNDRLDLEDFETCIHLVGQFDVQLGKSLAFLYDNRHDDSIKNLDLYFMLPGYDIELLEGGSKILVESFNVEEYLIRVFDQFLGKGVDMQLAAFRNGFSKSFPYSSLLILTPTELSDLFGAVAEDWSVQTLYSSIHADHGYSMDSPIITDLIDILSNFSTQQKRLFLQFITGSPKLPLGGFKNLKPKFTVVLKHPDGNISADHCLPSVMTCANYLKLPKYSDKLVLKDRIAQAMTEGSGAFLLS comes from the coding sequence atgaGTTATTACGATGGCGATGGCGACTATATCATATATGAAGATGCGAACGGTAGCCATGAAAGTGATGATGTTGAATCTGGCGAATATTCTTATCcagaggatgaagatgatttaGAGTTTGTCCATcacgatgatgatgatgatgaagacgaagacggggaagaagatggatcGCAAGGAGAGCAGTTGGACGAAGATCAAGATGAAGATCAAGACGATGAGGAAGTAGAAGGTGAGATAGGGAATGTTTATCATGAAAGCCGTTCTGGGGACCGTGCGGACAGGATTTCGTTTCTACAAGATATTGTTTCTCGTCTAGCGGATCAAAGATCTGGTGAAAGTGGGGATGGTGATGTTGCTGAAGGCGAGGAAGCTGATTCGGAGCGTGCATTTGGACGTTCATTGCCAGATCTGTTGCAAGAACTAGGAAGGTCTGAAGGGTTTTTCGGTGTTAGCAGAGGAAATTCTCggtatttgaaattgattgagAATGTGCTTCAAGCTGAAGACGATCCGTATATTGCTATGGAATCTCTCCGGGAATTATCTGAACAGCTATTGATGTTAAACCCTTTGATCGCTGATCGAATCATCCCATCTGGCAAGTTAATGGACGCTTTGATCCATGTATTGTCTAGCCCATTATTACAAGCAGAGTTGGAGTTACAATTAATTGCTTGTAGGTGTCTCTATAACTACTATGAGATGAACCCAGAAATGATAGAGGTTTCGGTTAATAGAGATATTATTGAGATATTGAGAGGGAAATTGAATGAGATAAGCTATATCGATTTGGCAGAACAAGTTTTGGAGTGTTTAGAGTTCATTTCAAGGGTACATGGATCTAAGATTTTAAGAAGCGGTACCCTTCTCTCTTGTTTGCAAtatttggatttctttACCGTCCATGCGCAGAAAAAATCATTATCTATCGTTGCGAACTCATGTGCTAGGGCTAAGGAAAGTGACTTCGAGGTGGTATCAGAGATTTTCCCCATCTTGAAATCTATCTTCCTAAATAGTACAAATCCAGTAATTTTGAAGCCAGTTCTCATAACACTTTACAGCATTTCAGGAtctttgaacaagaaatcattatcTAAACTCTTTGACTTCGAGTTGGTTAAAAGGTTATTGTCGTTgttatcttcttcagagaTTGAACGTGAATCTGTTTTGAAAGTCTTGGATATTTCATCACTCTTGGTCTCCACCAATGTTGAATTGTCAAAACAAATCCTATTGGATTGTGAGTTGAACAAAGTTATTCAAAACGTTTTCCAGTCTTATAAGAAATCAGCATCTTCCACCTTCAGTGAAACTTTGATTTATGTTCCTAAAGAGCTTTTGTTGTCGGTAACAACTTTCCTCTTACTTTTGCTCCCAACTGAAGATTCTCAAATCTTGACAGCCGATGAGGTCAAAGTTTTCACATTTGACGGAAATGAGGATAAATTCCTTGAACTAGTCAATGAGTTGATTCCTTGTTTGGTGGAAATATATTCCAATACAGTGGATACTAAGATTAGATATACAGTTCTTGTTGCATTGGCTAGGGTGTTCACGTCTATACCTCATGGCTACGATATTCCTAGTTCGTCCGTTATTAACATAATATCCTCTGGTCTCATCAATGGTTCAAATGCGCAACAAGATCATATGAAGACTGAGACCAGTGCAGTACTAGTAGCACTGCTTTCGTTAATTTCTATCATGATGTCTAATAATCCGGATTTGTATCTACCGAAActaagaaaagaaggtataCCAGATGCTTTAacctctttgaattctcaCTACAGTTATGAGCTCAGCAAGAAAGATAGTATTGATAAACAGGAATCGTCATCAGATGAAGCCGAGAAGTCAGGATATCATATACGTCCGGAAAACTCTGATTCTCATCCTGTTTTTGGATCTGATTCTgacattgaagatgaagatgatgatgaagaaaaagacagTTACAGGATGGAGTACGACGACATGAACATACCTGAATTTGTCAAACCGAGAAAAATCCGCATTAATATCTACGATCATTTGACTCCTTATTACCTAATAAAACATGTTTCCATGTTTAGTGCTACACTACTAGAGTTGTTTTCATCTaaccaagaagaagtctCCAGCGAGCTTTCTGAAATTAATGCTGTTGTCACTAAGATGAAGGAACTGGATGTTCAATCTGATTCCGAACAATATTGGATGGATTTCTGGACTGCTGTAAAATCCTCattatttgatgatatgtCCAACATATCTGGCTTCGAGCTCATTTCCACTGGTCTCATTGATTCTATGGCTaatatctttgaaactGATTCAACGAAACAATCATTCTCCAAGAGGACTTTTCTGAAAGTGTTCGAGGAAAAATTGCCTGAATTTGTGAAGCTACTACAAAATGCATTGTCTAGGACGGAAACCTTTGCCATCCTAGATGCTGGTGCCAGTAGCAACGATTCTCCAAGTGCCTCGTTAATCAAACAGATGAAAATAAGATTAGTTCATGAGCCGGCCGATGATGAAGTGGGAAAAGATACTGTTCCAGAAACTCTTCAAGATGTTGTAATTGCCGTGCATTGCGTTgcatctttgaaaacacttgatgaattcttgaaacaCAAGATTGTGCAATCGGAATTTTTGACTTCTATCATTCCGAGCATGAGTCGTGCTAATCAACAAGCCAACCCTACAAATGTTGCCaaagaacttgaaaacaTACAATTTGACTTTTCGTTGAATGACCATCTTTTAGATCAATCGTCAACTATTTACTCTATTATATTCAAAGAGGCGATGAAAGAAGGGTTACCCACAACGAGTATCTGGACTAACGTACCTACTTTTaagttcaagaaatcagTAAAAAGAAGGGAGTCACATCAATTGCATGTGCTTTACCCCGATACAGCTTTTGAAGGGGCGGATTTGAAGCCTGTCAATGGTATTTTGACAGTTCTACAATGTTGCCAACATAAATCACTCCCAGCATCTATTTATGTGAATCCAAAGATTAGTGCTAAGCTTTCCCGTCAACTTGAAGAGCCACTTATTGTGGCATGTGGGGTCTTACCAAGTTGGGTCCTCGATATCACGAGAAAATATGgatttttgtttccatttGAAACTAGAATGAACTTCTTACAGAATACATCATATGGATATGGCAGATTGATCCAATACTGGAGGGAAAAGCTGGCAGATCAGCACCATAGTAACCCTACTGAAAATCCATTGCATCAATTAGGCAGGTTGACTAGACACAAGTTGAGGGTTTCAAGAGACTCACTATTTTTGTCCGGCATCAAAATTCTAAAAAAGTATGGTTCTTCGCCAAACGTATTGGAGATCGAATacaaagatgaagaaggtaCAGGGTTAGGACCCACTCTCGAATTTTACTCTTTGATGTCGAAAGAATTTGCAAGGAAGTCTCTAAAAATGTGGAAGACCAATAGTGATACcagtgatgatgaggagGAGTATGTGACAGGTGCATTGTTCCCTGGACCATTATTGGGCACCACCGAGGAGAATAACGAAAAGactttgaaattattcGAAAACTTGGGGACCTTAGTCGCTAGGTCAATGTTAGATAATAGGATTCTCGATTTTAGATTTAACGCTGTTTTCTTCGAGTTGATGCACAAATGCTGCAAGAATGATCGACTTGACCTAGAAGACTTCGAAACTTGTATCCACCTCGTAGGACAGTTTGATGTTCAACTAGGAAAATCACTCGCATTTTTGTATGATAATCGTCATGATGACTCTATCAAAAACCTTGACCTATATTTCATGCTGCCTGGTTATGATATAGAATTGTTGGAAGGTGGTTCGAAAATCTTagttgaatctttcaacgTGGAAGAGTACTTGATTCGTGTCTTTGACCAATTTTTGGGCAAAGGCGTAGATATGCAGCTCGCTGCCTTCAGGAACGGATTTTCGAAATCATTCCCTTATTCATCATTGCTAATCTTAACTCCGACAGAACTATCCGATTTGTTTGGTGCAGTTGCTGAAGATTGGTCTGTGCAAACGCTATACTCATCCATTCATGCAGACCATGGCTACTCGATGGATTCTCCAATCATAACAGACCTCATAGATATTTTGTCGAATTTTTCGACACAACAGAAACGTTTGTTCTTACAATTCATCACTGGCTCTCCGAAACTACCTCTTGGCGGTTTCAAAAACTTAAAACCCAAATTCACAGTAGTCCTGAAGCACCCAGATGGGAACATCTCGGCAGACCATTGCCTACCTAGCGTTATGACATGCGCCAATTACTTGAAACTACCAAAATACTCTGATAAACTGGTACTCAAAGATCGTATTGCACAAGCAATGACTGAAGGTTCCGGAGCCTTCCTATTGTCATAG
- the STE20 gene encoding mitogen-activated protein kinase kinase kinase kinase STE20 (similar to uniprot|Q03497 Saccharomyces cerevisiae YHL007C STE20 Signal transducing kinase of the PAK (p21-activated kinase) family involved in pheromone response and pseudohyphal/invasive growth pathways activated by Cdc42p binds Ste4p at a GBB motif present in noncatalytic domains of PAK kinases), translating into MTDTGYTEELLPGTFDALSVRENGGNTESDTSSIRKSQNQDSKQEDVHRENLSVQTLEDHTEVTETREQSVSKDLFDLPRAPASLDVKGLQESDEDHYVKDLSDYKSMDPGKPGTVPTNVSEIFNSNQPTLDEPIQFTRVSSSSVLSESISEGDADLISHLEGKVEEGNNLTSKETPGTIESIVGDKTMSTIEGSSQNIGRISTGGRMTPDLSLMGGALETSSDFLNSTQTSNSPKITTPITEVDANDVYESPLNEILSSTDSFNKASTASADHSKHVSVHEVIPEEEPHPETTNEDPPIKTPVMVNNFFENQTPVSESRSPFRTISSPFSSLRKNVKSQHGTPDHSQRNSNSSTSSNDVKRKTGTKKKGVFSTFVQNIKRNSHSEKRISSGSGNGSGNNAFKISTPYNAKHVYHVGVDSKTGEYTGLPNEWEKLLTSSGISMKEQQQHPQAVMDIVKFYQDVTENSGEEKVFKTFKVGGGSGANIASTPSFRTPSTASVQKFETPQMQTDATFPNENNDTPYSSNLQGPLLTNDFSETVNNEKFIPTRPAPKPQGSSTVSRRVEIPSPINSLGHGTPKVQRSDTQSSSIFSFKKMPTLKSEQPLPPIPKAAEKPANLLPARAAPTPPKPAIPTTPEQSSIPAIPSGLAVEVKEESNTSNVQTRKAQEKKREERKRKNQQIQSKLTEICTTGDPSKLYKNLIKIGQGASGGVYTAYELGTNASVAIKQMNLEKQPKKELIVNEILVMKGSKHNNIVNFIDSYLFRGDLWVVMEYMEGGSLTDVVTHCILTEGQIGAVSRETLKGLQFLHSKGVIHRDIKSDNILLSMNGDIKLTDFGFCAQINEVNLKRTTMVGTPYWMAPEVVSRKEYGPKVDIWSLGIMIIEMIEGEPPYLNETPLRALYLIATNGTPKLKDPGNLSHKMAMFLNWCLMVDPEDRGTAADLLEDPFITEIAEENTSLAPLVKLARMKKLAESMEDDENDEDKYDEQS; encoded by the coding sequence ATGACGGATACTGGATATACTGAAGAATTGTTACCAGGCACATTTGATGCGCTTTCCGTGAGAGAAAATGGTGGCAATACAGAAAGTGACACCAGTAGCATACGCAAAAGTCAAAATCAAGATTCAAAACAAGAGGATGTACATCGTGAAAATCTTTCAGTACAAACTCTAGAGGATCATACAGAAGTAACGGAGACTAGGGAACAATCTGTCTCAAAAGATCTCTTTGATTTACCTCGTGCACCAGCGAGTTTGGATGTGAAAGGATTACAAGAATCAGACGAAGATCATTACGTCAAAGACCTTTCAGATTATAAATCTATGGATCCAGGGAAACCGGGCACCGTACCAACAAATGTTTCGGAAATTTTTAATAGTAACCAGCCAACTTTGGATGAACCGATACAATTTACAAGAGTCTCTTCCAGTTCTGTGTTAAGTGAAAGTATATCGGAAGGTGATGCAGATTTAATATCGCATCTAGAAGGAAAAGTGgaagaaggaaataatTTGACTTCGAAGGAGACGCCAGGGACAATTGAATCTATTGTTGGAGATAAGACGATGTCAACTATAGAAGGTTCCTCCCAAAATATAGGTAGAATATCTACTGGCGGGAGGATGACACCTGATCTCTCTCTTATGGGCGGGGCCCTGGAAACTTCTTCTGACTTCCTAAATTCCACACAAACCTCAAATTCTCCAAAGATTACAACACCTATAACTGAAGTTGATGCCAATGATGTATATGAGTCCCCGCTAAATGAGATATTATCATCTACAGATAGTTTCAACAAGGCATCGACAGCGTCTGCAGATCATTCGAAACACGTAAGTGTGCATGAAGTAATacctgaagaagaaccacatccagaaacaacaaatgAGGATCCTCCAATTAAAACTCCCGTAATGGTGAATAACTTTTTCGAAAATCAAACACCAGTATCAGAATCAAGATCCCCCTTCAGAACCATTTCTTCTCcgttttcttctctgaGGAAAAACGTTAAGAGTCAGCATGGGACGCCTGACCACTCCCAGAGGAATTCTAATTCCTCCACCTCCTCTAATGATGTTAAGAGGAAGACCGGTACTAAGAAGAAAGGTGTTTTCTCAACATTCGTTCAAAACATCAAGAGGAACTCACACtcagagaaaagaatttctaGCGGAAGCGGTAATGGAAGTGGAAATAATGCATTTAAGATCTCTACTCCTTATAATGCTAAGCATGTTTATCATGTAGGTGTTGACTCCAAAACAGGGGAATATACAGGGTTACCAAATGAATGGGAGAAACTTTTAACTTCCAGTGGCATTAGTATGAAagaacaacagcaacatCCCCAGGCTGTGATGGATATTGTAAAATTCTACCAAGATGTTACTGAAAACTCTGGAGAAGAGAAAGTCTTCAAGACTTTCAAAGTAGGAGGTGGCTCTGGTGCAAACATTGCATCTACACCTTCTTTCAGAACCCCATCAACTGCATCAGTACAGAAGTTCGAAACTCCGCAAATGCAAACAGATGCAACTTTTCCgaatgaaaacaatgatacCCCATACTCTAGTAACTTACAGGGTCCGCTGCTCACTAACGATTTCAGTGAAACTGTGAACAACGAAAAGTTCATACCGACTCGGCCTGCTCCAAAACCTCAAGGTTCCTCCACAGTTAGCCGTAGGGTCGAAATCCCTTCACCAATCAATTCGCTTGGCCATGGAACACCAAAAGTGCAAAGAAGTGATACTCAGTCATCAAGCATTTTCTCATTCAAGAAGATGCCAACATTGAAAAGTGAGCAACCATTACCTCCTATTCCAAAGGCTGCAGAAAAACCAGCAAATTTATTGCCTGCAAGAGCGGCTCCTACTCCACCAAAACCTGCAATTCCTACAACACCGGAACAATCCTCAATACCTGCAATTCCTTCCGGGCTTGCTGTGGAAGTGAAAGAGGAATCGAATACTTCTAATGTCCAGACAAGAAAGGCccaggaaaaaaagagggaagagaggaaaagaaagaatcaacaaattcaatcAAAATTAACCGAGATTTGCACAACAGGAGACCCAAGCAAACTGTACAAGAATCTGATCAAAATCGGACAAGGTGCATCAGGAGGAGTTTACACAGCGTATGAATTGGGCACAAATGCTTCAGTAGCAATAAAACAGATGAATTTGGAGAAACAACCCAAGAAAGAGTTAATTGTGAATGAAATTCTGGTCATGAAAGGAAGCAAACACAACAACATTGttaatttcattgattcaTACCTATTTAGAGGTGATTTATGGGTTGTCATGGAATACATGGAAGGTGGTTCGTTGACTGATGTCGTTACGCACTGTATATTGACTGAAGGGCAAATCGGTGCCGTCTCTAGAGAAACACTCAAGGGTTTACAGTTTTTGCATTCAAAGGGAGTCATTCATAGAGATATTAAATCAGACAATATTTTGCTATCCATGAACGGAGACATCAAACTAACAGATTTCGGTTTTTGTGCTCAGATTAACGAGGtaaatttgaagagaaCGACGATGGTTGGTACTCCGTACTGGATGGCCCCAGAAGTCgtatcaagaaaagaatatgGACCAAAGGTTGATATTTGGTCTCTTGGTATTATGATCATTGAAATGATAGAAGGTGAACCACCATATCTGAATGAGACACCACTAAGAGCTCTATATTTGATCGCTACCAATGGTACGCCAAAGCTAAAGGATCCTGGAAATTTAAGTCATAAAATGGCTATGTTCTTAAATTGGTGTTTAATGGTTGATCCAGAGGACAGAGGAACCGCAGCAGatcttcttgaagatcCATTTATCACTGAAATTGCGGAAGAGAACACCTCCCTTGCACCGTTGGTTAAACTGGcaaggatgaagaaactagCAGAAAGTatggaagatgatgaaaacgaTGAAGACAAATACGATGAACAATCATAA
- the MIF2 gene encoding Mif2p (similar to uniprot|P35201 Saccharomyces cerevisiae YKL089W MIF2 Kinetochore protein with homology to human CENP-C required for structural integrity of the spindle during anaphase spindle elongation interacts with histones H2A H2B and H4 phosphorylated by Ipl1p) codes for MDYMNLGVKSRKTGLTVNKTVQKDEYSMENLNDFFKDEQDSFIDMRRRSRRSSILLNTKIRSNAAASLSQPGAAENVSSFDDDRFKIVSNIPEPGTSQVQQDRTPDNADVYDKRDSGLPQGYETDDFPDIHADGGDIMDDNDPLPDSYRTPPKPTRRERRFMRQLPEADENEEDEDISVQLTPVRRELDDYRDVPDLINDADTTRDESFNTSENALLEDELDDDFQPGSEEEEDRDYVEGISGFRDASSDSSEDSSDYDSEEDDAVLSDVRKQKRDIESASDVYDSDEDYIQTQAKDLLKDESPSTEGGIRRSNRVKVAPLEYWRNEKIVYKRKSEKPVLEIEKIITYDHDQDEEEEQLLKSKRAKKQVMKTKTRPYNYIPSGKPRGRPRKIKPVDDQNITDPNAPIIQDIQQGTYPNAEWLKQGILQSKVNVTADEKKEQNILAFAPGLAQTEQVTSTNQDKFTLSILFDKHKERFASGMLKLPLDGEKTPSDSHNAFINFFVVKGVVEISVGDNKFVCTTGSSFQVPAFNTYGFLNKGMTEAQLFFVQTTVPEDFNGADDIFEDSEMSSNKSSSDMSLTST; via the coding sequence ATGGATTACATGAACTTAGGTGTCAAGTCCCGTAAAACGGGACTTACAGTCAACAAAACGGTTCAAAAAGACGAGTATTCTATGGAGAATCTaaatgatttctttaaagATGAGCAAGATAGTTTCATTGATATGAGACGTAGAAGTCGGAGATCGTCTATATTACTGAACACAAAGATACGATCGAATGCTGCTGCAAGTTTATCACAGCCAGGCGCCGCTGAAAATGTAAGTTCGTTCGATGACGATAGATTCAAGATTGTCTCTAATATCCCTGAGCCAGGAACGTCACAGGTTCAACAGGACAGAACTCCTGATAACGCAGACGTATACGACAAGAGAGATTCGGGCCTGCCTCAAGGGTATGAAACTGATGATTTCCCAGATATTCATGCCGATGGAGGGGATATTATGGATGATAATGATCCACTTCCCGATTCTTACAGGACTCCACCAAAGCCTACGAGGAGAGAAAGGCGATTTATGAGACAGTTACCGGAAGCCGACGagaatgaagaagatgaggataTTTCTGTCCAGCTCACTCCGGTAAGGCGAGAACTGGATGATTATAGAGACGTTCCCGATCTTATAAACGATGCAGACACTACCAGAGATGAATCTTTTAATACATCAGAAAACGCGTTGTTAGAAGACGAACTCGACGATGATTTCCAGCCTGGGAgtgaagaggaagaagataGAGATTACGTGGAAGGAATATCAGGATTTCGTGATGCTAGCTCGGATAGCTCAGAAGATAGCTCAGATTAcgattcagaagaagatgatgctgTATTGAGCGACGTAcgaaaacagaaaagagATATTGAATCTGCATCTGACGTGTATGATTCCGACGAAGATTACATTCAGACACAAGCTaaagatttattgaaagacGAAAGTCCAAGTACGGAAGGCGGAATTCGTAGATCGAATAGAGTCAAAGTTGCACCGCTTGAGTACTGgagaaatgaaaagatcgTGTACAAGAGAAAATCAGAGAAGCCTGTCCTTgagattgaaaaaattatcaCGTATGATCATGATcaggatgaagaagaggagcAACTACTGAAAAGTAAACGTGCTAAAAAGCAGGTAATGAAAACCAAGACAAGACCGTATAACTACATTCCGTCCGGTAAACCTAGAGGTCGACCACGGAAAATTAAGCCTGTGGATGATCAGAACATTACCGATCCAAACGCTCCAATTATTCAAGATATTCAGCAAGGAACTTATCCAAATGCTGAATGGCTGAAACAAGGTATTCTTCAATCAAAGGTCAATGTTACAGCtgatgagaagaaagaacagaatATATTGGCTTTTGCTCCTGGGTTAGCACAAACTGAACAGGTTACAAGCACAAACCAGGATAAATTTACTTTATCGATTTTATTCGATAAACACAAAGAAAGGTTTGCCAGCGGTATGCTTAAGCTTCCGCTCGATGGAGAAAAGACCCCTAGTGATTCACATAACGCttttatcaattttttcgTTGTTAAAGgtgttgttgaaatatctgTGGGTGATAACAAGTTTGTGTGTACAACgggttcttcttttcaagtaCCGGCGTTCAACACTTACGGTTTTCTCAATAAAGGAATGACAGAAGCGCAACTTTTCTTCGTTCAAACAACCGTCCCTGAAGATTTTAATGGTGCAGATGacatttttgaagattcgGAGATGTCTTCTAATAAATCTTCGAGCGATATGAGTCTCACATCTACCTAA